A stretch of Procambarus clarkii isolate CNS0578487 chromosome 80, FALCON_Pclarkii_2.0, whole genome shotgun sequence DNA encodes these proteins:
- the LOC138357900 gene encoding uncharacterized protein, with amino-acid sequence MTRYTIPQIHHTPDTPYPRYTIPQIHHTPDTPYPDTPYPRYTIPQIHHTPDTPYPRYTIPQIHHTPDTPYPRYTIPQIHHTPDTPYPRYTIPRYTIPRYTIPQIHHTPDTPYPRYIIPRYTIPQIHHNPDTPYPRYTIPQIHHTPDTPYPIYTIPQIHHTQIHHTPDTPYPRYTIPQIHHDQIHHTPDTPYPRYTIPRYTIPQIHHTPDTPYPRYIMTRYTIPQIHHTPDTPYPDTPYPRYIIPQIHHTPDTP; translated from the coding sequence ATGACCAGATACACCATACCCCAGATACACCATACCCCAGATACACCATACCCCAGATACACCATACCCCAGATACACCATACCCCAGATACACCATACCCAGATACACCATACCCCAGATACACCATACCCCAGATACACCATACCCCAGATACACCATACCCCAGATACACCATACCCCAGATACACCATACCCCAGATACACCATACCCCAGATACACCATACCCCAGATACACCATACCCCAGATACACCATACCCCAGATACACCATACCCAGATACACCATACCCAGATACACCATACCCCAGATACACCATACCCCAGATACACCATACCCCAGATACATCATACCCAGATACACCATACCCCAGATACACCATAACCCAGATACACCATACCCCAGATACACCATACCCCAGATACACCATACCCCAGATACACCATACCCCATATACACCATACCCCAGATACATCATACCCAGATACACCATACCCCAGATACACCATACCCCAGATACACCATACCCCAGATACATCATGACCAGATACACCATACCCCAGATACACCATACCCCAGATACACCATACCCAGATACACCATACCCCAGATACACCATACCCCAGATACACCATACCCCAGATACATCATGACCAGATACACCATACCCCAGATACACCATACCCCAGATACACCATACCCAGATACACCATACCCCAGATACATCATACCCCAGATACACCATACCCCAGATACACCATAA
- the LOC123746234 gene encoding LWamide neuropeptides-like: MVDWVSLGSGASLGSGASLGSGQVWAVGKSGQWGKSGQWASLGSGASLGSGQVWAVGKSGQWGKSGQWASLGSGASLGSGASLGSGQVWTVGKSGQWGKSGQWPSLGSGASLGSGQVWVVGKSGQWGKPGQLASLGSGASLGSGQAWAVGKSGQRGKSGQWTSLGSGQVWAVGQVWTVGKSGQWGKSGQWSSLGSGQVWAVGQVWAVGKPGQWGKSGQWGKSGQWASLGSGQVWAVGKPGQWASLGSGQVWAVSKSGQWASLGSGQVWAVGKPGQVWAVGKSGQWGKPGQWGKPGQWGKSGQWGKPGQWGKSGQWGKSGQWGKPGQWGKPGQWASLGSGQAWSVGQAWAVGKPGQWAVVVILNNQYIFTLVNNLVLSAHI; the protein is encoded by the coding sequence ATGGTCGATTGGGTGAGCCTGGGCAGTGGGGCAAGTCTGGGAAGTGGGGCAAGTCTGGGTAGTGGGCAAGTCTGGGCAGTGGGCAAGTCTGGGCAGTGGGGCAAGTCTGGGCAGTGGGCAAGTCTGGGCAGTGGGGCAAGTCTGGGCAGTGGGCAAGTCTGGGCAGTGGGCAAGTCTGGGCAGTGGGGCAAGTCTGGGCAGTGGGCAAGTCTGGGCAGTGGGGCAAGTCTGGGCAGTGGGGCAAGTCTGGGCAGTGGGCAAGTCTGGACAGTGGGCAAGTCTGGGCAGTGGGGCAAGTCTGGGCAGTGGCCAAGTCTGGGCAGTGGGGCAAGTCTGGGTAGTGGGCAAGTCTGGGTAGTGGGCAAGTCTGGGCAGTGGGGCAAGCCTGGGCAGTTAGCAAGCCTGGGCAGTGGGGCAAGCCTGGGCAGTGGGCAAGCCTGGGCAGTGGGCAAGTCTGGGCAGAGGGGCAAGTCTGGGCAGTGGACAAGTCTGGGCAGTGGGCAAGTCTGGGCAGTGGGGCAAGTCTGGACAGTGGGCAAGTCTGGGCAGTGGGGCAAGTCTGGGCAGTGGTCAAGTCTGGGCAGTGGGCAAGTCTGGGCAGTGGGGCAAGTCTGGGCAGTGGGCAAGCCTGGGCAGTGGGGCAAGTCTGGGCAGTGGGGCAAGTCTGGGCAGTGGGCAAGTCTGGGCAGTGGGCAAGTCTGGGCAGTGGGCAAGCCTGGGCAGTGGGCAAGTCTGGGTAGTGGGCAAGTCTGGGCAGTGAGCAAGTCTGGGCAGTGGGCAAGTCTGGGTAGTGGGCAAGTCTGGGCAGTGGGCAAGCCTGGGCAAGTCTGGGCAGTGGGCAAGTCTGGTCAGTGGGGCAAGCCTGGTCAGTGGGGCAAGCCTGGGCAGTGGGGCAAGTCTGGGCAGTGGGGCAAGCCTGGTCAGTGGGGCAAGTCTGGGCAGTGGGGCAAGTCTGGTCAGTGGGGCAAGCCTGGTCAGTGGGGCAAGCCTGGGCAGTGGGCAAGCCTGGGCAGTGGGCAAGCCTGGTCAGTGGGGCAAGCCTGGGCAGTGGGCAAGCCTGGGCAGTGGGCTGTCGTTGTGATATTAAACAATCAATACATATTCACACTAGTCAATAATTTAGTACTTAGTGCCCACATATAA
- the LOC138357868 gene encoding general transcription factor II-I repeat domain-containing protein 2B-like, whose protein sequence is MSCVMKPVVSVVNFIRSHALNHRQFRDFLKEIDAEFVNLPYYTAVRWLSCGKVLLHFFELRLEIDLFLTEKNKPQPLLSECEWIWKLAFFADMTGHMNMTGHMNMTGHMNNLNLKLQGKTNLISDYFVHVKAFRAKLALLEGQVKVKNFAHFPCCEKFHAESKVEFPFSFANEIISDLKKQFQKRFADLDAKANEIRFFHNPFDCNAENLPTQFQMEIIDLQADDRLKDKYREGNLIEFYKCLQPDQFPNLIKFACSFVSIFGSTYLCEQTFSKMKYVKSNYRANLSDDHLKSILTIGSSNLEPDFNEILKSKRQYHSSH, encoded by the exons atgtcttgtgtcatgaaacctgttgtttctgtggttaatttcattagatctcatgcactcaaccatcgccagttccgtgatttcttgaaagaaattgatgcggagtttgttaacttgccttattatacagcagttagatggcttagttgtggaaaggttttgctgcatttctttgagctcagattagaaattgatttatttctcacagagaaaaataaacctcagccattattatcagaatgtgaatggatttggaaattggcattttttgcagatatgacag gtcatatgaatatgacaggtcatatgaatatgacaggtcatatgaataacttgaacctgaaattgcaaggcaaaacaaatttgatcagtgactactttgttcatgtcaaggcattcagagcaaaacttgcgctacttgaaggccaggtgaaggttaagaattttgctcattttccatgttgtgaaaaatttcatgcagaaagtaaagttgaatttcctttttcatttgcaaatgaaataatttcagatttgaaaaaacagtttcagaagcgatttgctgaccttgatgccaaagcaaatgaaatcaggttctttcataatccatttgactgcaatgctgaaaatcttccaactcaatttcaaatggaaattattgatctccaggcagatgacagactgaaagataagtatagagaaggaaatctgattgagttttataaatgcctgcagccagatcagtttccaaatttgataaagtttgcttgtagttttgtgtccatttttggttcaacatacttgtgtgaacaaactttttccaaaatgaagtatgtgaaatctaactatcgagcaaatttgtctgatgatcacttgaaatcaattcttacaattggctcatctaatctggaaccagattttaatgaaattttgaagtcaaaacgacagtatcattcgtcacactaa